GAGCACCCGTCGGGGGTCGGCCACGACGAGGGCGGGCGTGCCCGGCGGGAGCCGGTCGAGGCCGTCGGGGTCGGTGAGCACGGCGACCGCCCCGGCCGCCAGGGCCTGCTCGGCGTAGTCGGCGCCGTGGGCGCGCGCGCCGGGGAGCGCGGCGTAGAGGTCGCCGGGGCGCACCCGCGCGGTGCTCAGCGAGATGCCGGTGACCACGACGTCGAGATCGCCGTGGACGGCCACCTCCGTCGTCGCCGCGAGCCACTCGGCGAGCTCGACCGCAGGGGTCGACGGGGACTGCCGTGGTCGCGTCGCACTCACAGACTCGTGCACCGACCGAGCGTATCGACTCACCACTCGACGGGCAGGCGCGACGGGGTGCCGTCGGTGGGCGCGACGCCGTAGCGGCCCAGGACGTAGCCCATGATCCGGGAGAACACCGGCCCCGCGATCGAGCCGCCGCCGCCGTCGACCCGGGGGGCGTGCACCACGACGTAGACGGTGAAGCGGGCGTCGTCGGCGGGAGCGAACCCTCCGAAGGAGACCGACGTGCTGCCGTCGTAGCCGGTGCCGTCGCTGGCGACCCGCTGGGCGGTGCCGGTCTTGCCGGCGACGAGGTAGCCGGGCACCTGTGCCGCGGGCGCGACGCCGTCCTCGGGGTCGACGACCTTCTCCATCATCCGTGCGGTCGCGCGCGCGGCCTTCTTGCTGACGACGCGCGTACGCGTGGCGACGTCGGTGCCGACGGTGACGCCGTCGTCGGTGACCGCGGACCCCGAGACGAGACTGGGCGAGACCCGCACTCCCCCGTTGGCGATGGTGTTGATGGCCGCGGCCATCTGGGCGACGTTGACCGAGAGCGACTGCCCGAAGGCGACGCGGTCCTTGGTCTGCGACGTCATCGCCTCGCCGGGGGTCAGGATGCCGGGGGTCTCGCCGCGGACGCCGATGTCGGTGCGCGTGCCGAGCCCGAACCGCTTCAGGTAGGCCACCAGCTCCGGCGGCGAGAACGCGTCGGCGGCGAGCACCGTGCCGATGTTGGACGACTTGGCGATGATGCCGGCCAGGGTGAGCCGGATGTCGCCGTGGTCGAACCAGTCGCCGATCACCCGGTCCTGGCGCGCGAGGCTGGACGGCACCTTGAAGCGCTGACGCGGGAACGCCTTGCCTGCGTCGATCAGCGAGGCGGCGGTGAGCACCTTCTGCACCGACCCGGGCTCGTAGGTGTCGCTCATGGCGCGCGAGCCGAGGTCGTCCTGGTCGGACTCGGTCGGCACGTTGGCGTCGAAGGTCGGGTAGTCGGCGAGCGCGAGGATCTCGCCGGTGCGGGTGTCCATGACGACCGCGGCGCCGCTCTCGGCGCGGTACTGGCGCACCGACTGCGCGAGCACCTTCTGGGTGAACCACTGCAGGTCGCGGTCGATGGTGGTGCGCAGCGCCTCGCCGTTGCGGGCGGCCTTGAGGGTGCTCTCGCGCAGCGGGATCCGCACCCCCTTGCCCGAGTTGGACTGCCAGGTGGCCTCGCCGTCGACGCCGGCCAGCTGCGTGTCGAAGGTGCGCTCGAAGCCGCCGAGCGGCTCGTCGGTGCCCATGTAGCCGATCAGGTTGGCGCCCACGTCACCGGAGGGGTAGGACCGGATCGGGTCGTCCTGCAGGCTGATGCCCTTGAAGCCGGCCTCGTCGAGGGCCGCGAGGGTGTCGCCCGCCAGCGTGCTCGGCACCCGCCGGGCGACGTACTCGAAGCGGCTGCCGTCCTTGCGGCCGCGCAGCGCGGTGAGGGTCCTGAAGTAGTCGACGGAGAGCCGGTCGGTCAGCAGCCGGGCGAGCTCGGGCGCCCGGTCTGCGGTGAGCGCGGGGTCGGCGATGACCATCTTGCCCTTGACGGAGTCGGCGAGCGGCTGGCCGTTGCGGTCGAGGATGTCGCCGCGCTCGGCCTCCAGCGGCACCCGCACCGCGCCCTCGGCGGCCGCGCGGACCGCGTAGGAGCGGGGATCGACGCCCTGGAGCTGCACCAGCCGGGCACCGAAGAAGGAGAGGACCATCGCGATGAGGACGAACCCGATGCGCAGGCGCAGCATGGGCGCGCCACGTGAGGCGCCGCGCCTGGGGCGGGTGCTCGGCACTGATCTCCCTCGCTTCCCGGACGGCTCCGGGGTGGAGCCGGCCTGGTCGACAATCTAGGCGCGCGGCGCGACGGATCCGCGCGAGCGCGCCGTCAGCGGTTGCGCTTCTTGCGCGGCTTGGCGTCGGTGCCTCCCGCGGCGGTCGCGCCCTGCTCCTCGACGCGCGGAGCGGCCGGCACCTCGACGTAGGTCGGGCGCGGGGCCAGGACGGCCGGCTTGACCGGGGCGGGCGGCTGCAGCAGCAGCGCGTTCTCCGGGGTGGCGGGCGTGCGGACGCCGCTCGTCTCGCCGGTCTCGAGGTCGAGGAACACCGGTGCGGCGGGGATGACCATCCCCATCGCCTGGGCCTGCGAGGCGACCCGCTGCGGGTTGCGCAGCTCGTCGAGCTCCATGCGCAGGGTCTGCTCGCGGGCGGCGAGGGTGTCGGCCTCGGACTCGAGGGCGGACGCGGCGAAGGACGCCTGCTGCAACGAGGTGTTGAAGAGCAGCAGGCCGACGATCCCGGCGAGCAGGACGAGGCTCACCAACGTCATGAACGGCATCCGCGGGGCGCGGGTGCGCACCCGCGGCACGACGCTCAGGCGGGCCTTGTCGACGGCCTCCTGGGCGATCCGCGTGACCCGGGTCCGGGGTTGGAGGGCGGGACTGCTCATCGGACGACTCCTGGGGAAGTGGGAGTGGACGGGAGGACGCGCTCGACGGCGCGCAGGCGGACGGAGGCGGCGCGGGGGTTCTCGGCGATCTCCTGCTCGTCGGCCCGCTCGGCGCCGCGGGTGACCAGCCGCAGGGCCGGCTCGGCGCCCTCGGGCACGAACGGCAGGTCCGGCGGCACGTCGAGGCGGGTGGCGTCGGCGAACGCCCGCTTGACGAGCCGGTCCTCGAGCGAGTGGTAGGACTCGACCACCACCCGCCCACCGACGCCGATGACCTCCATCGAGGCCGGGATCGCCCGCCGCAGCACGGCGAGCTCGTCGTTGACCGCCATCCGCAGCGCCTGGAAGGTGCGCTTGGCCGGGTGGCCGCCCGTGCGCCGGGCGGGTGCGGGGATCGTGGCGTAGAGCAGCTCGACGAGGTCGGCGCTGGTGCTGAACGGCGTCGCCTCGCGGCGCCGGACGACCTCGCGGGCGATCCTGCTGGCGAACTTCTCCTCGCCGTACTCCCGCAGGATCCGGGTCAGCTCCTGGGCGGTCGCGGTGTTGAGCAGCTCGGCCGCGGTCGGGCCGGTGGTGGGGTCCATCCGCATGTCGAGCGGCGCGTCCTCGGCGTAGGCGAACCCGCGCTCACGCACGTCGAGCTGCATCGAGGACACGCCGAGGTCGAAGAACACGGCGTCGACGTGGTCCAGGCCGAGCGAGCCGACCACCTCCGGCAGCTCGTCGTAGACGGCGTGCACGGCGGTGAACCGGTCGCCGTGGGACGCGAGCCGCTCGGAGGACATCCGCAGCGCCTCGGGGTCGCGGTCGATCCCGATCACGCGGGCGTGGGGGAGGCGCTCGAGGACGGCCTCGCTGTGCCCGCCGAGGCCGAGGGTGCAGTCGACGTAGACCGAGCCGGGGGCCTCGAGCGCAGGGGCCAGCAGGGCGACGACCCGGTCGAGGAGCACCGGGGCGTGGCGGGGAGTCGTCATCTGCTCAACCCTGGGAGCCCAGGCGCATCAGCAGGAGCAGGGCGAGCGCCAGCCCGCAGGCGGTCGCGGCCGAGAACGCGACGAGCGCGACCGCCTCACGCGCCTGGTCGCGGACCCGCGACGGCGGTGCTGCCGTGCGTCCCACGCGCTGGGTGGTGCTCATCGTCTCGACCCCACTGGTTGCTGCGGATGTACGTGCTGGGCGCCGGCCCGGCCGGGCCGGATGTTGAGGTGGCGGGGCCGGAGCTGGCGGTGCGGCTGACACTCCCCGCCGTGTGGCACGGGGCGAGCCGCCGCACCAGGTCCCTGCCCGCTCCTTGCCCCCTGCCGGAGCAGGGGGTGCCCTCTGGTGCCGGGGAAGTGCCCCAGATGGCCGCGAGGAGCGGGCTCGAGACCTGGTGATACGGGTCGCGATGTCAGCTGTGCTGTTGTCTGGCGTTGTCGGGTGGTGCGTGCTGGTGCTGCTGCGGGGTGGTGCTCAGATCCCGGGGAAGACCTCGTCGCTGAGCTCGGAGAACTTCTGCTCCTGCTCCTCGGAGTAGGTCGCCCACGCGGTCGGGTCCCAGATCTCGATCCGGTTCATCGACCCGATGACGACGCACTCCTTGCGGAGCGAGGCGTACTCCCGCAGTGGGGCCGGGATGTTGATCCGCCCCTGCTTGTCCGGCACCTCCTGGCTGGCGGCGGCGAACAGCATGCGGACGTAGTCACGGGTGTTCTTCTGCGTGACCGGCGCCTCTCGGAGCCGGTCGGTGAGCCGGCCGAAGTCCTCCAGCGACCAGACAGTGAGGCAGCGCTCCTGTCCCCTGGTCACCACGAGTCCCTCCGTCAGCTCGTCCCTGAACTTCGCCGGGAGGAAGAGACGGCCCTTCTCGTCGAGCTTGGGCGTGTAGGTGCCGAAGAACACCCGGCACCTCCCCTTGCTCGGCGGGAAAGATCGACCCTGTCCCCCACTTCGCACCACAGTACCCCACTTCGCTCCACCGTCAACCAGATCGAGCGCGTTTCGCGCCCGGATCGGCGGCTCCGCGACCTCTCCGATGGGTGCGCACGCGCCGCGCCGTGACCGGTCCGGGAGCGCGGAACGGGGCCGATCCACGCTCAGGACGGCCCTGGTGGAGGGTCGGTGGGGGAAGCCGGCGCGCCGTGGTGGAGCGAAGTGGGGAACGGCGTGGCGAAGGGTGGTGCCGAGGGGAGCGCAGGACGAGGGCGTTCGTCTCCGCATCGGCGCCGCGGCAGCGACCGAGCGGTATGTTGCGCGCACCACATACCGTGGTGGCGAGGTCGACGACCGGATCGGCGAACGGATCGGCGGACGGGTCGACCGCACGGGCACGAGGGGAACGAACGACGTGACGACTGGGTCCACCGGGCAGGCGCCCGATCTCGACACCGTGCGCCGGGTGACCGGGGCCGTGCGCGGCAACATCGAGCGCGTCATCGCCGGCAAGCCCGACGTCGTCAACGCCGCGCTCGTCGTGCTGCTGGCCGAGGGCCACCTCCTCATCGAGGACGTGCCCGGCGTCGGCAAGACGCAGCTGAGCAAGGCGCTGGCCCGGAGCATCGACTGCTCGGTACGGCGCATCCAGTTCACGCCGGACCTGCTGCCCTCCGACGTCACCGGGGTCTCGGTGTTCAACCAGGACACCCGCGAGTTCGAGTTCCGCCCCGGCGGCGTCTTCGCCAACATCGTGGTCGGCGACGAGATCAACCGTGCGTCGCCCAAGACCCAGTCCGCGCTGCTGGAGTGCATGGAGGAGCGCCAGGTCACCGTCGACAACGCGACCTACCAGCTCGAGAGGCCGTTCATGGTGATCGCGACGCAGAACCCGATCGAGATGGAGGGCACCTACGCCCTCCCCGAGGCACAGCGCGACCGCTTCATGGCGCGGGTGTCGGTCGGCTACCCGGTCGAGTCGGCGGAGATCGCGATGCTCGAGGGGCACACCGCCCGCAACCCCCTCGACGACCTCGAGCCGGTCACCGACGCCGGCGAGATCCGCAAGGTCATCGAGATCGTCGGGCGCGTGCACGTCGCGCCCGCCGTCCAGCGCTACGCCGTGGCACTGACCACCGCCACGCGCGCGAGCAACGACCTCCACCTCGGCGCCTCGCCGCGGGCGACGCTCCACCTCGTCCGCGCCGCCAAGGCCGTCGCCGCCACGCAGGGACGCGACTACGTCCTGCCCGACGACGTGTACGGCATCACCTCGTCCGTCCTCGCGCACCGGCTGCTGCCCAACGTCGAGGCGACGATGAGCGGACGCACCACCTCGGCGATCCTGTCCGGCATCGTGGAGTCGGTGCCGGTGCCCACCGCGTCCGACTCCACGTCACACGCCACGTCCCACTCCACGACCGGCTCCCCGTCGATCCCACGCGGCAGCCGTGCGTGAGGCACTTGCTGCGCTGACCGTCCGCGGACGGGCGTTCCTGGCCGCCGGCATCACCACGGTGGTCGCGGCCATCGTCGTGGGACACCCCTCGGTCGTCCGCATCGGCGTGCTGGTCGCGGCGCTGCCGCTCCTCACCGCCTGGTGGGTCGGGCGCTCGCGCTACCGCCTCGCACTGGTGCGCACCGTGTCGCCGCAGCTGGTGGTCGCCGGTCAGCCGGCGACGGTGGAGCTCACCGTCTCCAACGAGTCGCGCACCCCCACTGGCGTGCTGCTCCTGGAGGAGCGGCTGCCCTACGTGCTCGGCACACGGCCCCGCTTCGTGCTCGAGGGCCTCGGCCACGGCTGGCGCCGGCACGCGACCTACCAGGTGCGCTCGGAGCTGCGGGGCCAGTTCGAGATCGGCCCGATGGCGGTGCGGGTGACGGACCCGTTCGGCCTCGTCGAGCTGGGCCGCACGTTCCACGCCACGTCGCGGCTGACGGTCACCCCGCGCACCGTCGCGCTGCCCAGCATCCCGCTGGGCGGGGCGTGGACCGGGTCGGGGGACAACCGCCCGCGCGCCTTCGCCACCGGCAGCGCGGAGGACGTCACGGTGCGCGAGTACCGGCGCGGCGACGACCTGCGGCGCGTCCACTGGCGCAGCTCGGCCCGCGTCGGCGAGCTGATGGTGCGCCGCGAGGAGCAGCCCTGGCAGTCGCGGGCGACGGTGTTCCTCGACAACCGGGGCACCGCCCACCGAGGGCAGGGCGCGGCCAGCTCGCTGGAGGCGGCCGTGTCGGCCGCGGCCTCCATCGCCGTCCACCTCACGCACCACGGCTACACCGTCCGGCTGGTCACGGCGTCCGGCGACAGCCGGGAGACCGAGTGGCACTCCCACACCGCCGCGGCCAGCACGATCCCGCTGCTCGAGGCGCTCGCCGTCGTGCAGCTCGACCACTCGCCCGCTCCCGACACGCAGTGGCTGGCCGAGCCCGGCCACGGCGGCCTCACGATCGGCGTCTTCGGCGCGCTCGGCGACACCGACCTGCCCTTCCTGCGCCGGCTCCAGCACCACGCGTCGTCCAGCCTGGCGATCGCCCTCGACGTCGACGCGTGGGCGCCCCACCTCCCGGTCCACCCCGGCCCCGGGTCGGCCGCCCACCTCACCGCGACCGGCTGGCGCTCGATCACCCTCGGCCCGCGCGACCGCCTCGACACGGCCTGGCAGGAGCTCGGGCTGATGCGGAGCCGTGCCACCGCGTCAGCGGGGGCGAGCCGATGAGGACCGAGTGGAGCACGCTCCCCCACCAGCTGCGGATCGCCGGCATCGCCCTGCTCGCGGCGTGGGCGACGGTGCTGTCGTGGCGCGTGCTGACCGAGGGCTTCCCCCGGGTCGCGATCCCGCTGCTGATGATCGGCGTCGTCGTCGCCGCGATGGGCGCCCTCGGTCGGTGGAGCCGGCTGCCCGCGCTCGCCGTCGTGGCCGGCCAGGTCGTGGTGGCCGCGCTGCTGGTGCTGGGCACCACCACCGGCTCACCCGTCCCGACCCCGGGCAACGTCGAGGCGTTCCTGGCCGCGCTGGACGACGCCCTCCAGACCTCGCGCGACTATGCCGCCCCCATCCAGCTCGGCGTGCCCTCCGTCCATCCGCTGCTCCTGGTCGGAGGGACGCTGATCGTGCTGCTCGTCGACCTCGTCGCCTGCACGCTGCGCCGCGCGCCCGTAGCCGGCCTGGTGCTGCTCGCGGCCTACACGCTGCCCGTCGCGGTCACGGGCGAGGCCGTGTCGTGGTGGCTGTTCGTCGTGGTCGCCGGCCTCTTCCTTTCCCTGGTCTTTCTCCAGCACAGCGACCACGTGACCAGCTGGGGACGGGCGCCCGACGGCGAGAAGGGCTCGTTCTCCGTCCGCACCGGGGCGATCGGCAACACTGCGCTGGCCCTCGGCGCCACCGCGATCGCGCTGGCCGTCGTGGTGCCGGCGGCCGTGCCGACCATGAGCATGAGCGTCTTCGAGGGCAAGGGTCCGGGCACCCGCGAGGTCGAGGTCAAGGACCCGATGGTCGACCTGCGCCGCGACCTGACCCGCGGCGCAGACGTGCCCCTGCTGTGGGTCACCACCTCCGGGCCCAAGCCCACCTACCTGCGCGTCTCGGTGCTCGCTCGCTTCAGCGGGTCGGAGTGGACGCCGGGCGACCGCGAGATCCCCGAGTCGCAGTCGGCCACCGGTGACCTCCCGCCCCTCGACGGGGTCAGCGGCGACGTGCCGCGCCGCGAGTTCAAGTACGACGTGCGGGTGGGCCCCGACTTCACCTCGGCGTGGCTGCCCACCGCCGCGCAGACGACCCGCATCGCGGCCGGCACCGACTGGCGCTTCGACCTCGACACCCGCGACGTCATCGCGGCCCGCGAGGACGTCACGACCGCCGACAGCACCTACGACTACACCGGCGTCCAGCTGACCTACGACGCCCAGCGGATGGACTCGGCCGTGTCGGGCGCCGGGTCGGTGGCCGGCATCTTCACCGAGGTGCCCCCCACCCT
The sequence above is drawn from the Nocardioides sp. zg-1228 genome and encodes:
- a CDS encoding penicillin-binding protein 2, coding for MPSTRPRRGASRGAPMLRLRIGFVLIAMVLSFFGARLVQLQGVDPRSYAVRAAAEGAVRVPLEAERGDILDRNGQPLADSVKGKMVIADPALTADRAPELARLLTDRLSVDYFRTLTALRGRKDGSRFEYVARRVPSTLAGDTLAALDEAGFKGISLQDDPIRSYPSGDVGANLIGYMGTDEPLGGFERTFDTQLAGVDGEATWQSNSGKGVRIPLRESTLKAARNGEALRTTIDRDLQWFTQKVLAQSVRQYRAESGAAVVMDTRTGEILALADYPTFDANVPTESDQDDLGSRAMSDTYEPGSVQKVLTAASLIDAGKAFPRQRFKVPSSLARQDRVIGDWFDHGDIRLTLAGIIAKSSNIGTVLAADAFSPPELVAYLKRFGLGTRTDIGVRGETPGILTPGEAMTSQTKDRVAFGQSLSVNVAQMAAAINTIANGGVRVSPSLVSGSAVTDDGVTVGTDVATRTRVVSKKAARATARMMEKVVDPEDGVAPAAQVPGYLVAGKTGTAQRVASDGTGYDGSTSVSFGGFAPADDARFTVYVVVHAPRVDGGGGSIAGPVFSRIMGYVLGRYGVAPTDGTPSRLPVEW
- the rsmH gene encoding 16S rRNA (cytosine(1402)-N(4))-methyltransferase RsmH, with protein sequence MTTPRHAPVLLDRVVALLAPALEAPGSVYVDCTLGLGGHSEAVLERLPHARVIGIDRDPEALRMSSERLASHGDRFTAVHAVYDELPEVVGSLGLDHVDAVFFDLGVSSMQLDVRERGFAYAEDAPLDMRMDPTTGPTAAELLNTATAQELTRILREYGEEKFASRIAREVVRRREATPFSTSADLVELLYATIPAPARRTGGHPAKRTFQALRMAVNDELAVLRRAIPASMEVIGVGGRVVVESYHSLEDRLVKRAFADATRLDVPPDLPFVPEGAEPALRLVTRGAERADEQEIAENPRAASVRLRAVERVLPSTPTSPGVVR
- the mraZ gene encoding division/cell wall cluster transcriptional repressor MraZ, with amino-acid sequence MFFGTYTPKLDEKGRLFLPAKFRDELTEGLVVTRGQERCLTVWSLEDFGRLTDRLREAPVTQKNTRDYVRMLFAAASQEVPDKQGRINIPAPLREYASLRKECVVIGSMNRIEIWDPTAWATYSEEQEQKFSELSDEVFPGI
- a CDS encoding MoxR family ATPase, giving the protein MTTGSTGQAPDLDTVRRVTGAVRGNIERVIAGKPDVVNAALVVLLAEGHLLIEDVPGVGKTQLSKALARSIDCSVRRIQFTPDLLPSDVTGVSVFNQDTREFEFRPGGVFANIVVGDEINRASPKTQSALLECMEERQVTVDNATYQLERPFMVIATQNPIEMEGTYALPEAQRDRFMARVSVGYPVESAEIAMLEGHTARNPLDDLEPVTDAGEIRKVIEIVGRVHVAPAVQRYAVALTTATRASNDLHLGASPRATLHLVRAAKAVAATQGRDYVLPDDVYGITSSVLAHRLLPNVEATMSGRTTSAILSGIVESVPVPTASDSTSHATSHSTTGSPSIPRGSRA
- a CDS encoding DUF58 domain-containing protein, which translates into the protein MREALAALTVRGRAFLAAGITTVVAAIVVGHPSVVRIGVLVAALPLLTAWWVGRSRYRLALVRTVSPQLVVAGQPATVELTVSNESRTPTGVLLLEERLPYVLGTRPRFVLEGLGHGWRRHATYQVRSELRGQFEIGPMAVRVTDPFGLVELGRTFHATSRLTVTPRTVALPSIPLGGAWTGSGDNRPRAFATGSAEDVTVREYRRGDDLRRVHWRSSARVGELMVRREEQPWQSRATVFLDNRGTAHRGQGAASSLEAAVSAAASIAVHLTHHGYTVRLVTASGDSRETEWHSHTAAASTIPLLEALAVVQLDHSPAPDTQWLAEPGHGGLTIGVFGALGDTDLPFLRRLQHHASSSLAIALDVDAWAPHLPVHPGPGSAAHLTATGWRSITLGPRDRLDTAWQELGLMRSRATASAGASR
- a CDS encoding DUF3488 and transglutaminase-like domain-containing protein, whose translation is MRTEWSTLPHQLRIAGIALLAAWATVLSWRVLTEGFPRVAIPLLMIGVVVAAMGALGRWSRLPALAVVAGQVVVAALLVLGTTTGSPVPTPGNVEAFLAALDDALQTSRDYAAPIQLGVPSVHPLLLVGGTLIVLLVDLVACTLRRAPVAGLVLLAAYTLPVAVTGEAVSWWLFVVVAGLFLSLVFLQHSDHVTSWGRAPDGEKGSFSVRTGAIGNTALALGATAIALAVVVPAAVPTMSMSVFEGKGPGTREVEVKDPMVDLRRDLTRGADVPLLWVTTSGPKPTYLRVSVLARFSGSEWTPGDREIPESQSATGDLPPLDGVSGDVPRREFKYDVRVGPDFTSAWLPTAAQTTRIAAGTDWRFDLDTRDVIAAREDVTTADSTYDYTGVQLTYDAQRMDSAVSGAGSVAGIFTEVPPTLSNEIRRIAASVTADAPTRFQKAQLLQQWFREDGGFRYDLAEVPSAGDGSADLLAFLNDRVGYCEQFAATMAIMARVIGIPSRVAVGFLEPERATNGSWEFSSHDLHAWPELYFPGSGWVRFEPTPQDRATQTPDYTEAEFEAVTEAPSPSASRSTELLPERGEEADAEAAADDSSASSIPWVPVLSGLLGLALVALVLATPHLVRRARRRRRLEGGIEDLWAELRDVAVDLGHAWPDGRSPRRAGDWIGRLLAAPVDDASRPDRPRRGRDQAPGAAQALDRLVVTLERSRYARDPETCTADRFGADLLVVEESLAAGVTPREERRARWWPASVVGRRTSWRRRSRSARATTATPDRESTQTVDELVG